The following coding sequences are from one Arachis hypogaea cultivar Tifrunner chromosome 7, arahy.Tifrunner.gnm2.J5K5, whole genome shotgun sequence window:
- the LOC112701799 gene encoding uncharacterized protein → MYLTRINSFQSRLAVAMSNVNQNPERLLAIPVKKSDPVDLYRPLRKFVATKYSESDAQKVESILETLNNCRRDMVERGDLSLPMQRDCLIHYFKCLCMVEPLFAAISSDADADPITFVWYDAFFSEHENGVSSQRNSIQLEKAAVIFNLGAICSQIGASCDRTTSLGRHLAMDAFNAAANFFYKLWTVFAKDVSATLDLSLLFAKSLHRLCSAQASELNLQQRLHHNNTNDDASSVSFKSVSQNYRAVSVMMLRNLPATEHILSFDRTWITHLSQKLTFFQVEARQRKSSILPKSTQPVVISLVSPLDDDAESVTEKLVRAACNCNLADSWTGQLEQQLRIPFIDLFLSEYSPFKIMDGGKLVAYPWDMPPPYPTNLAFLSSSSSSHILAFPLKKCEPLDLYESLRNYFVLKYSESVAKRVEGLLQMLNKLRGEMQRDDIPLPVRRDCLIRYFKCLCMIQPLFPMTSSPNPPIFVWYNAFNPQEVSSQHNIYLEMASVLFNLGALCTHIALSSDLTTNQGHRIAIDALNDASYWFLLLNSVTMSASATVDLSKNCSDMLREIISAEIADLNCLPHSRYDRSSFPGYPVSSLYRKAYDLLTVGPLAENLVQSSIPQYLESKITSHHVKTAPTDVSEQFLLRYCKYNSLLPEECQPLCLDLLSEAGPVMIKDGNLVANLRGSDVAMEEMSLPETTVTLP, encoded by the exons ATGTACTTGACCAGAATCAATTCCTTCCAATCCAGATTGGCCGTCGCCATGAGCAACGTCAATCAGAACCCGGAAAGGCTGCTGGCAATCCCTGTGAAGAAAAGTGATCCGGTGGATCTGTACCGGCCGTTACGCAAGTTCGTAGCCACAAAATATTCAGAGAGCGATGCACAGAAAGTGGAAAGCATTCTCGAAACCCTAAACAACTGCCGCAGGGACATGGTGGAGCGAGGGGACCTCTCCCTTCCCATGCAACGTGACTGCCTCATCCACTACTTCAAATGTCTCTGCATGGTTGAACCACTCTTCGCCGCCATCTCCTCCGACGCCGACGCCGACCCGATCACCTTTGTCTGGTACGACGCCTTCTTCTCCGAGCATGAGAATGGAGTCTCCTCGCAGCGGAACAGCATCCAATTGGAGAAGGCTGCTGTTATCTTCAACCTTGGCGCCATCTGCAGCCAGATTGGGGCCTCTTGCGACCGCACCACCTCCCTTGGCCGTCACCTTGCAATGGACGCATTCAATGCCGCCGCCAATTTCTTCTACAAACTCTGGACGGTTTTTGCCAAGGACGTCTCCGCCACTCTCGACTTGAGTCTACTCTTCGCCAAGAGTCTGCACCGCCTCTGCTCCGCTCAGGCTTCGGAGCTCAACTTACAGCAACGACTCCACCACAACAACACAAATGACGACGCCAGTTCCGTTTCGTTTAAATCG GTTTCTCAGAATTATCGGGCGGTATCTGTTATGATGCTACGTAACTTGCCTGCAACGGAACATATCCTCTCATTTGACCGAACATGGATAACTCATCTTTCCCAGAAGTTGACATTCTTTCAGGTGGAGGCTCGTCAGAGGAAATCATCCATCCTACCCAAATCCACCCAACCTGTAGTAATATCATTGGTGTCTCCTCTTGATGATGATGCAGAGTCTGTCACTGAAAAATTAGTTAGAGCGGCCTGCAACTGTAACCTCGCTGACTCGTGGACAGGACAACTAGAACAACAACTACGAATCCCATTCATTGACCTCTTCCTTTCGGAGTACAGCCCTTTCAAGATTATGGATGGTGGAAAGCTGGTGGCTTACCCATGGGACATGCCTCCTCCTTATCCAACAAATTTGGCATTCCTTTCATCTTCGTCTTCGTCACATATTCTGGCATTCCCTTTGAAGAAGTGTGAGCCCTTGGACCTATATGAGTCCCTGCGCAATTACTTTGTCCTCAAATACTCTGAGAGCGTGGCAAAGAGAGTAGAAGGCCTTCTCCAAATGCTAAACAAATTGCGTGGTGAGATGCAGCGTGATGACATCCCTCTTCCCGTCCGCCGTGATTGCCTCATCCGCTATTTCAAATGCCTTTGCATGATTCAGCCCTTGTTCCCCATGACTTCCTCACCCAACCCACCTATCTTTGTTTGGTACAATGCCTTCAACCCACAAGAAGTCTCTTCTCAGCACAACATTTATTTGGAGATGGCCTCTGTTCTCTTCAACCTGGGAGCCCTCTGCACCCACATTGCTCTCTCCAGTGATCTCACCACCAATCAAGGCCATCGCATTGCCATAGACGCCTTAAATGATGCTTCATATTGGTTCTTATTACTAAATTCTGTGACTATGTCGGCATCTGCCACTGTTGACTTGTCAAAAAACTGCAGTGATATGCTGCGCGAGATAATATCCGCTGAGATTGCTGACTTGAACTGTTTACCTCATTCCCGTTATGATCGATCATCATTTCCTGGATATCCT GTTTCTTCGCTTTATCGGAAAGCTTATGATCTGTTGACAGTTGGGCCTTTAGCTGAGAATCTTGTTCAATCCTCGATACCTCAATATCTCGAGTCGAAGATAACATCCCACCATGTTAAGACTGCTCCTACTGATGTCAGCGAACAATTTCTTTTAAGGTATTGTAAGTATAATTCCCTGCTTCCAGAGGAATGTCAACCACTATGCTTGGACCTTCTCTCTGAGGCTGGCCCTGTCATGATTAAGGATGGAAATCTTGTGGCCAACCTTAGAGGCAGTGATGTTGCCATGGAGGAGATGAGCTTGCCGGAGACCACAGTAACATTACCATAG
- the LOC140174538 gene encoding uncharacterized protein, whose amino-acid sequence MVNTFPIITSMIILSWNYRGAASSAFCRTLKEFVGMHKPNVVILLETRCSGETAERTIRNCGFDHWHIKEAVGYSGGIWVMWKDPDLVINVIESKLQYDHMKVRSRDEKEWLLTAVYASPHENKRRELWNELKGVGGRMTEDWLMVGDFNKISDPSEKKGGGRVDTNACRRFKNWINECAMIDLGAVENRFT is encoded by the coding sequence ATGGTAAACACCTTCCCTATTATAACCTCAATGATTATTTTGTCGTGGAACTATAGAGGGGCGGCAAGCAGTGCTTTTTGTCGCACCTTGAAGGAATTTGTTGGTATGCATAAGCCTAATGTAGTAATATTGCTAGAAACCCGGTGTAGTGGTGAAACAGCTGAGAGAACTATAAGAAATTGTGGATTTGACCATTGGCACATTAAAGAAGCAGTAGGGTATAGTGGTGGAATTTGGGTTATGTGGAAGGATCCTGACCTAGTGATCAATGTCATTGAGTCAAAACTTCAGTATGACCACATGAAAGTTCGTAGTAGAGATGAGAAGGAGTGGCTCTTAACTGCAGTGTATGCCAGTCCACATGAAAATAAAAGACGGGAGCTGTGGAATGAATTGAAGGGCGTTGGAGGGAGAATGACAGAGGACTGGTTAATGGTAggagattttaataaaatttcagaTCCATCAGAAAAGAAAGGGGGAGGAAGAGTGGATACTAATGCCTGCAGACGATTTAAGAACTGGATAAATGAATGTGCCATGATTGATCTTGGGGCAGTGGAAAACCGGTTTACCTAG